The following are encoded in a window of Methylocystis rosea genomic DNA:
- a CDS encoding penicillin-binding protein 1A, translated as MRMLARFLGFVFATATIVFLIGAIAGSGLIYYFSKDLPDTAQLRDYEPPVTTRLHAGDGSILAEYSHERRLFLPSSAIPQLVKQAFISAEDKNFYNHVGIDPEGVMRAVTVLAQGGRHVQGASTITQQVAKNFLVGNERSIERKIREALVAFRIEAAYPKDKILELYLNEIYLGLGNYGVAAAALNYFNKSVNELTLAEAAYLAALPKAPSNYHPFQNRERAIERRNYVIDRLIADGYVTADEGAKAKAEPLGVNPRVLSPNTYVAGYFAEEVRRQLLEQQSEKKLYEGGLSVRTTLDPKMQALTRKALADGLVRYDEAHGFRGAMNHIDISSDWGVTLAAIPALGDVKPWRLAVVLDVTGDAARIGLQPGREKFGEVARERETGLLTAEGMRWSGRTPRTALTTGDVIYVEPLAGRAGQYRLRQIPDISGAMVAMDPHTGRVFSMVGGFSFDQSSFNRATQALRQPGSSFKPFVYATALDNGYTPSSSILDEPISIQQADGTYWTPENFEGGHGTGAHPLRYGIEHSKNMMTVRLAKDVGMPLIAEYAKRFGVYDEMTPYLSMALGAGETTLLRMVTGYSMLANGGKRIKPTLIDRIQDRWGKTVYRHDERQCIGCDSAKWENQLEPKLIDKREQVLDPLTAYQITSIMEGVIQRGTGVSIRSVGKHLAGKTGTTNDAKDLWFVGFSPDLAVGVFIGYDRPRSLGSHAQAAQFAAPIFRDFMTVALKDKPDTPFRVPPGIKLISIDVHSGLRSSGAGTILEAFKPGTAPPDSYSGGGGPRQLDTPHDVDQQVGSGTGGLY; from the coding sequence ATGCGAATGCTCGCAAGGTTTTTGGGCTTCGTCTTCGCGACCGCGACGATCGTTTTCCTCATCGGAGCGATCGCCGGGTCCGGGCTGATCTATTATTTTTCCAAGGATCTGCCCGACACAGCCCAGTTGCGCGACTACGAGCCGCCAGTGACGACAAGGCTGCACGCCGGCGACGGGTCGATCCTCGCCGAATATTCACATGAACGCCGCCTGTTCCTGCCGAGTTCCGCCATTCCGCAGCTGGTGAAACAGGCGTTCATCTCCGCCGAAGACAAGAATTTCTACAACCACGTCGGCATCGATCCGGAAGGCGTGATGCGCGCCGTAACGGTGCTCGCCCAGGGCGGCCGCCATGTGCAAGGCGCCTCGACCATCACGCAGCAGGTCGCCAAGAACTTCCTCGTCGGCAACGAGCGCTCGATCGAACGCAAGATTCGCGAAGCGCTCGTCGCCTTCCGCATCGAAGCGGCCTATCCCAAGGACAAGATTCTCGAGCTTTATCTCAACGAGATCTATCTCGGCCTTGGAAACTACGGCGTCGCCGCCGCGGCGCTCAACTACTTCAACAAATCGGTCAATGAGCTCACGCTCGCCGAGGCGGCCTATCTCGCCGCGCTTCCCAAGGCGCCGAGCAATTATCATCCGTTCCAGAACCGCGAGCGCGCCATCGAGCGCCGCAACTACGTGATCGATCGACTGATCGCCGACGGCTATGTGACCGCCGACGAAGGCGCGAAGGCGAAAGCCGAGCCGCTTGGCGTCAATCCGCGCGTTCTCTCGCCCAACACTTATGTCGCGGGCTATTTCGCCGAGGAAGTGCGCCGTCAGTTGCTGGAGCAACAAAGCGAGAAGAAGCTCTATGAAGGCGGGCTGTCGGTTCGCACGACGCTCGACCCCAAGATGCAGGCCCTCACGCGAAAGGCGTTGGCCGACGGCCTCGTTCGCTACGACGAGGCGCATGGCTTCCGCGGCGCGATGAACCACATCGACATCTCTTCCGACTGGGGCGTGACGCTCGCGGCCATTCCCGCGCTTGGCGACGTCAAGCCATGGCGCCTCGCCGTCGTGCTGGATGTGACCGGCGACGCCGCGCGCATCGGCCTTCAGCCGGGACGCGAGAAATTCGGCGAAGTGGCGCGCGAACGCGAGACCGGCCTTCTCACGGCCGAAGGCATGCGCTGGAGCGGCCGCACGCCGCGAACGGCCTTGACGACGGGCGACGTGATCTACGTCGAACCGCTCGCGGGACGCGCCGGCCAATATCGTCTGCGCCAGATCCCCGACATCTCCGGCGCAATGGTGGCCATGGACCCGCATACGGGCCGCGTCTTCTCCATGGTCGGCGGCTTTTCCTTCGACCAGTCGTCATTCAATCGCGCGACTCAGGCGTTGCGCCAGCCCGGCTCCTCGTTCAAGCCCTTCGTCTATGCGACGGCGCTCGACAATGGCTATACGCCGTCGTCGTCCATCCTCGACGAGCCGATTTCCATCCAGCAGGCGGACGGCACCTATTGGACGCCCGAGAATTTCGAAGGCGGCCACGGCACCGGCGCGCATCCGTTGCGCTACGGAATCGAGCATTCCAAGAACATGATGACGGTGCGTCTGGCGAAAGACGTCGGCATGCCGCTCATCGCCGAATACGCCAAGCGCTTTGGCGTCTACGACGAGATGACGCCCTATCTGTCCATGGCGCTCGGCGCCGGCGAAACGACGCTGCTCCGCATGGTCACCGGCTATTCGATGCTGGCGAATGGCGGCAAGCGCATCAAGCCCACGCTGATTGACCGCATTCAGGATCGCTGGGGCAAGACGGTCTACCGACATGACGAGCGTCAATGCATCGGCTGCGACTCCGCCAAATGGGAGAATCAGCTCGAACCGAAACTGATCGACAAGCGCGAACAGGTGCTCGATCCGCTCACCGCCTATCAGATCACCTCGATCATGGAAGGCGTGATCCAGCGCGGCACCGGCGTCTCGATCAGATCGGTCGGCAAGCACCTTGCCGGCAAGACCGGCACGACAAACGACGCAAAAGATCTTTGGTTCGTCGGCTTCTCGCCTGACCTCGCGGTTGGCGTCTTCATCGGCTACGATCGGCCGCGCTCGCTCGGCAGCCACGCCCAGGCCGCGCAGTTCGCCGCGCCGATCTTCCGCGACTTCATGACCGTGGCTCTGAAGGACAAGCCCGATACGCCGTTCCGTGTGCCGCCGGGGATCAAGCTCATTTCCATCGACGTGCACTCCGGGCTGCGTTCGTCGGGAGCCGGCACGATTCTCGAGGCGTTCAAGCCGGGAACGGCGCCGCCCGACTCCTACTCCGGCGGCGGCGGCCCGCGTCAGCTCGATACGCCGCATGACGTGGATCAGCAGGTCGGCAGCGGCACCGGCGGCCTCTACTAA
- a CDS encoding enoyl-CoA hydratase — protein MTLDAETTARVTLETAAGVAILTLNSPASRNALSLAMIDALSGRLDALAGSNDVRVVVLQAEGPAFCAGHDLKELTAHRNDPDRGRAFFDKTMRACSALMQKIVTLPQPVVAAVDEMATAAGCQLVASCDLAVAGPRARFCTPGVNIGLFCSTPAVALSRNVAPKQAMEMLLTGVPINAEEALRIGLVNRMSADGARTGALALARLVAQKSPQAIRFGKRAFYAQSEKPLSDAYELASAVMVENMLAEDAKEGVAAFLEKRAPAWAEK, from the coding sequence ATGACCCTGGACGCCGAAACAACCGCGCGCGTGACGCTGGAGACTGCGGCTGGCGTGGCGATCCTGACGCTGAACAGCCCCGCCTCGCGCAACGCTCTGTCTCTCGCGATGATCGACGCCCTCTCGGGCCGGCTCGACGCGCTTGCCGGCAGCAACGACGTTCGCGTCGTCGTGCTGCAGGCGGAAGGCCCCGCCTTCTGCGCCGGTCATGACCTCAAGGAGCTGACGGCGCATCGCAACGATCCCGACCGAGGCCGCGCCTTCTTCGATAAGACGATGCGCGCCTGCTCGGCGCTAATGCAGAAAATCGTGACGCTGCCTCAGCCGGTCGTCGCCGCTGTCGATGAGATGGCGACGGCCGCGGGCTGCCAGCTCGTCGCGAGTTGCGATCTCGCCGTCGCCGGCCCGCGCGCGCGCTTCTGCACGCCGGGCGTTAACATCGGCCTTTTCTGCTCGACGCCGGCCGTGGCGCTCTCGCGCAATGTGGCTCCAAAGCAGGCGATGGAGATGCTGCTCACGGGCGTTCCCATCAACGCCGAGGAGGCGCTGCGCATCGGCCTCGTCAACCGCATGTCAGCCGATGGCGCCCGGACCGGCGCGCTGGCGCTGGCGCGACTCGTCGCGCAAAAATCCCCGCAGGCGATCCGCTTCGGAAAGAGGGCCTTCTATGCGCAGAGCGAGAAGCCGCTTTCGGACGCCTATGAACTGGCGAGCGCCGTGATGGTCGAGAACATGCTGGCGGAAGACGCCAAGGAGGGCGTCGCGGCGTTTCTGGAGAAGCGTGCGCCCGCATGGGCCGAAAAGTGA
- a CDS encoding DUF1036 domain-containing protein, which translates to MNAFRLSIALAVASCAFAPPAKADLTVCNRTPDQVTVASAWVSPSGGFTSEGWWKLRACGGCERVVLRSETSDPHNYFFYAHGAGREWRGDSAFCTTPGAFKIGNAKRCVFGRRGQMKNFVHVTSGSGNHTHSLTGRSSSGRVCID; encoded by the coding sequence ATGAATGCTTTTCGTCTTTCGATCGCGCTCGCCGTCGCATCCTGCGCTTTTGCGCCGCCCGCGAAGGCGGATTTAACCGTCTGCAACAGAACGCCCGATCAAGTCACCGTTGCGTCCGCTTGGGTGAGCCCGAGCGGCGGATTCACCTCAGAGGGATGGTGGAAGCTTCGCGCCTGCGGCGGCTGCGAAAGAGTCGTCCTTCGCAGCGAGACGTCCGATCCGCACAATTACTTTTTCTACGCCCATGGCGCCGGCAGGGAATGGCGCGGCGACTCGGCTTTTTGCACGACCCCGGGCGCATTCAAGATCGGCAACGCCAAGCGCTGCGTGTTTGGACGACGTGGCCAGATGAAGAACTTCGTTCATGTGACGAGCGGCAGCGGCAATCATACGCACAGCCTCACCGGCCGCTCGAGCAGCGGTCGCGTGTGCATTGATTGA
- the ccmB gene encoding heme exporter protein CcmB — protein sequence MSSPLVALFLREWRVARRIGGSGAMGVVFFLTLVAIVPFAVGPDPNLLARIGPAILWIAALLATLLCLDRLFQADAEDGSLDLFHLSETPLELAVLVKCAAHWAATGLPLVIAAPFLGLMLQQEAMALLGVVATLLVGTPALTLIGAIGAAATVTVRRGGLLMALLVLPLTIPVLIFGVSAAEAASGGTVPFYAPFAILCAITLAALALCPFAAAAALRYLGE from the coding sequence GTGAGCTCTCCGCTCGTCGCGCTTTTCCTGCGCGAATGGCGCGTCGCGCGCCGCATCGGCGGCTCCGGCGCGATGGGCGTCGTCTTCTTCCTGACGCTCGTCGCGATCGTGCCTTTCGCCGTCGGGCCCGATCCCAATCTCCTCGCCCGCATCGGACCGGCGATCCTGTGGATCGCGGCGCTGCTGGCGACGCTGCTCTGTCTCGATCGCCTGTTTCAGGCCGACGCCGAGGATGGCTCCCTCGATCTCTTCCATCTTTCCGAGACGCCGCTCGAATTGGCGGTGCTCGTCAAATGCGCGGCGCATTGGGCGGCGACCGGCCTGCCGCTCGTGATCGCCGCGCCGTTTCTGGGACTGATGCTGCAACAGGAGGCCATGGCGCTTCTCGGCGTCGTCGCGACGCTGCTTGTCGGCACGCCGGCGCTCACGCTGATCGGCGCCATTGGCGCGGCGGCGACCGTGACCGTGCGGCGCGGCGGCCTGCTTATGGCGCTGCTCGTCCTGCCGCTGACGATCCCGGTGCTGATCTTCGGCGTCTCCGCCGCGGAGGCGGCGAGCGGCGGAACCGTGCCCTTCTACGCGCCCTTCGCGATCCTATGCGCGATCACGCTCGCCGCTCTCGCGCTTTGCCCCTTCGCGGCCGCCGCGGCGCTGCGCTATCTCGGCGAATAG
- the ccmA gene encoding heme ABC exporter ATP-binding protein CcmA: MSIDVSQPVQPPVDGALRLYVDNLGVLRGGRRVLDHLSFSLSAGQALIVTGPNGAGKSTLLRALAGLLPRAGGSIALEGGPSDVELPQQAHYLAHSDGMKAALSVEENLDFWSRYLTQGPDARSRTVGAALAVVGLSHVAAAPFGVLSAGQKRRAALARLLVAFRPLWLLDEPLTALDRASREKFALAMRDHCALGGLIVAATHEPLGLNEAKELPLGSAG, translated from the coding sequence ATGTCGATCGATGTGTCCCAGCCCGTTCAGCCGCCCGTCGATGGCGCTTTACGTCTTTACGTCGATAATCTCGGCGTTTTGCGCGGGGGCAGGCGCGTGCTCGATCACCTGAGCTTTTCGCTTTCCGCCGGGCAGGCGCTGATCGTGACGGGTCCCAACGGCGCCGGGAAATCGACGCTGCTGCGGGCCTTGGCGGGACTGCTGCCGCGCGCCGGAGGCTCGATCGCTCTCGAAGGCGGGCCGAGCGACGTCGAACTGCCGCAGCAGGCGCATTACCTTGCCCATAGCGACGGGATGAAGGCGGCGCTAAGCGTCGAGGAGAACCTCGATTTCTGGTCGCGCTATCTCACTCAAGGGCCGGACGCGCGCAGCCGCACAGTCGGCGCGGCGCTCGCGGTCGTCGGTCTCTCCCATGTCGCGGCCGCGCCGTTTGGCGTTCTCTCGGCGGGTCAGAAACGGCGCGCCGCGCTGGCGCGCCTCCTCGTCGCCTTTCGGCCGCTCTGGCTGCTCGACGAGCCGCTGACGGCGCTCGACCGCGCCTCACGCGAAAAATTCGCGCTCGCCATGCGCGATCATTGCGCGCTCGGCGGATTGATCGTCGCCGCGACGCATGAGCCGCTGGGATTGAACGAAGCAAAGGAATTGCCGCTAGGGAGCGCGGGATAA
- a CDS encoding aminotransferase class I/II-fold pyridoxal phosphate-dependent enzyme yields the protein MTKHKSLEDYAARRFRFAGNALLEFSDPFFAQIDRLRAEFEAQGKHFVSFANYDYLGLANHPRIREEAKREIDGLGIGALASRLVGGERTTHKPFEAEIAEFLGMESALTLVSGYLSNVTTIAWLMSGKRDAIFIDELAHNSIVAGADGAPAQVVKFRHNDLDHLDHLLARHREEYRNVLIVVEGVYSMDGDTADLPRLLAIKEKYKVWLLVDEAHSLGVLGATGRGLAEHQDVDPARIDLIVGTMSKTLASCGGYVCGKKQVIDWFRYTLPGFVYSVGLSPVILAAARTALRLMQEETWRIAKLADNAELFRTVAHEAGFSTGPAIGRGVVPILFSSDVETMWASQHLLENGYYVPPVVRIGVPKDGPRLRFFFSANHSEAEIRGVIQMLRDMPPVTEEAHQIVAAAMAGG from the coding sequence GTGACGAAGCATAAGAGCTTAGAGGATTACGCGGCAAGGCGATTCCGTTTTGCTGGCAACGCCTTGCTGGAGTTCAGCGACCCGTTCTTCGCCCAGATCGACAGGCTGCGGGCCGAATTCGAGGCGCAGGGCAAGCATTTCGTCAGCTTCGCCAATTACGATTATCTCGGGCTCGCGAATCACCCGCGGATCCGCGAGGAAGCAAAGCGCGAGATCGACGGCCTCGGCATCGGCGCGCTGGCCTCGCGGCTTGTTGGCGGCGAACGCACCACGCACAAGCCGTTCGAGGCGGAGATCGCCGAATTCCTTGGCATGGAAAGCGCGCTGACGCTCGTCTCCGGCTATCTCTCCAATGTGACGACGATCGCCTGGCTGATGAGCGGCAAGCGCGATGCGATCTTCATCGACGAACTCGCGCATAACAGCATCGTCGCGGGCGCCGACGGCGCGCCGGCGCAGGTCGTCAAATTCCGCCACAACGACTTGGATCATCTCGACCATCTGCTCGCGCGTCATCGCGAGGAATACCGCAACGTCCTGATCGTGGTGGAGGGCGTCTACAGCATGGACGGCGACACCGCCGACCTGCCGCGGCTCCTCGCCATCAAGGAAAAATACAAGGTCTGGCTGCTTGTCGATGAGGCGCATTCTCTCGGCGTGCTCGGCGCGACGGGCCGCGGCCTCGCCGAACATCAGGACGTCGATCCGGCGCGCATCGATCTCATCGTCGGCACCATGTCGAAGACGCTGGCGTCCTGCGGCGGCTATGTCTGCGGCAAGAAGCAGGTCATCGACTGGTTTCGCTATACGCTGCCGGGCTTCGTCTACAGCGTCGGCCTGTCGCCCGTCATTCTCGCCGCCGCGCGCACCGCTCTGCGGCTGATGCAGGAAGAGACCTGGCGCATCGCCAAACTCGCCGACAACGCCGAGCTCTTCCGCACCGTGGCGCATGAAGCGGGATTCTCGACCGGCCCGGCGATCGGCCGCGGCGTCGTGCCGATCCTGTTCTCGAGCGACGTCGAAACGATGTGGGCGTCGCAGCATCTGCTGGAGAACGGCTATTACGTGCCGCCGGTCGTGCGCATCGGCGTGCCGAAGGACGGGCCGCGGCTGCGCTTCTTCTTCTCGGCGAACCACAGCGAAGCGGAAATCCGCGGCGTCATCCAGATGCTGCGCGACATGCCGCCGGTGACGGAAGAGGCGCATCAGATCGTCGCCGCGGCGATGGCGGGCGGCTAG
- a CDS encoding fatty acid desaturase, whose product MNGISVTANGADRSHVERRKLILEKYPQVRELFGKDPVTFKITAAIFVGQFVIAAILGSLGLSYWWLSLLMAICVGAFANHANFVIIHDAIHNCVFESPLANKWTAILADLPNAFPTAMGFRCYHIKHHSHLSAYDYDADIPSRWEVEWVGNSGWRKAAWIFFFPVIQLARLSRLKGTVPIWGTWTYVNIAVIAVFDLFVLWAFGPNALLYLFFSFWFSVGGMHPLSARWLQEHFAFGPDQGTFDYYGPLNTLALNIGYHNEHHDFHEIPWNRLPQLKAMAPEFYDDLRCHRSWTALLVTFIFDPTYSLGTRSENVTQAAERVAPVVAPAE is encoded by the coding sequence ATGAACGGCATATCCGTCACCGCCAATGGCGCCGACCGCTCGCATGTCGAACGGCGCAAGCTGATCCTCGAAAAATATCCGCAAGTGCGCGAACTTTTCGGCAAGGACCCGGTGACCTTCAAGATCACGGCGGCGATTTTCGTCGGGCAGTTTGTCATCGCCGCGATCTTGGGTTCGCTCGGCCTTTCTTACTGGTGGCTGTCGCTCTTGATGGCGATCTGCGTCGGCGCCTTCGCCAATCACGCCAATTTCGTCATCATCCACGACGCGATCCACAATTGCGTTTTCGAGAGCCCGCTCGCCAATAAATGGACGGCGATCCTCGCCGATCTTCCCAACGCCTTTCCGACGGCGATGGGCTTTCGCTGCTACCACATCAAGCATCATTCGCATCTCTCGGCCTATGACTATGACGCCGACATTCCGAGCCGCTGGGAGGTCGAATGGGTCGGCAACAGCGGATGGCGCAAGGCCGCTTGGATCTTCTTCTTCCCGGTCATTCAGCTTGCGCGCCTGTCGCGCCTGAAAGGCACGGTGCCGATCTGGGGAACCTGGACCTACGTCAATATCGCCGTCATCGCCGTTTTCGATCTTTTCGTGCTCTGGGCCTTTGGGCCGAACGCGCTGCTCTATCTTTTCTTTTCCTTCTGGTTTTCGGTCGGAGGCATGCATCCGTTGAGCGCGCGCTGGCTGCAGGAGCATTTCGCCTTCGGCCCCGATCAGGGAACGTTCGACTATTACGGGCCGCTCAACACGCTCGCGCTCAACATCGGCTATCACAACGAACACCACGACTTTCACGAGATCCCGTGGAACCGATTGCCTCAGCTGAAGGCGATGGCCCCGGAGTTCTACGATGATCTGCGATGCCATCGCTCCTGGACGGCGCTGCTCGTCACCTTCATTTTCGATCCGACCTATTCACTCGGCACGCGGTCGGAAAATGTCACGCAGGCGGCGGAGCGCGTAGCGCCTGTCGTCGCGCCGGCGGAGTAA
- a CDS encoding sterol desaturase family protein, which translates to MTQDVRTEALDASPRLFESDLLDKLSRVHHLTPVIVYCPITLGLVFYSLTFNSLTLVLLGLVVGYLGWTLTEYFGHRYLFHTVFALPFGLGPRFQFLIHGVHHIYPNDPLRLVMPPLLSAPIMLIALVCARLIFGPTFAWPALAGFITGYVIYDCVHYWTHHGQPKSDFARMVKRLHMLHHFRDAEKGFGVHAIWWDYVFGTAYRKDETPGTRAV; encoded by the coding sequence ATGACGCAGGACGTAAGAACGGAAGCGCTCGACGCTTCGCCCCGCCTCTTCGAGAGCGATCTTCTCGATAAGCTGTCGCGCGTGCACCATTTGACGCCGGTGATCGTCTATTGCCCGATCACTCTCGGCCTGGTGTTCTATTCGCTCACCTTCAACAGTCTGACGCTCGTCTTATTGGGTCTTGTCGTCGGCTATCTCGGCTGGACGCTGACCGAATATTTCGGCCATCGCTATCTCTTCCACACCGTGTTCGCGCTGCCGTTCGGGCTTGGACCGCGCTTCCAGTTCCTTATCCACGGCGTGCATCACATCTATCCCAACGACCCGCTGCGGCTCGTCATGCCGCCGCTGCTCTCGGCGCCGATCATGCTGATCGCGCTCGTCTGCGCCCGCCTGATTTTTGGCCCAACATTCGCGTGGCCGGCGCTGGCCGGCTTCATCACCGGCTATGTGATCTATGATTGCGTGCACTACTGGACGCATCACGGGCAGCCGAAATCCGACTTCGCCCGCATGGTGAAGCGCCTGCACATGCTGCATCATTTCCGCGACGCCGAGAAAGGCTTCGGCGTTCACGCGATCTGGTGGGACTATGTGTTCGGCACCGCCTATCGCAAGGACGAGACGCCCGGCACGCGCGCGGTGTGA
- the ligA gene encoding NAD-dependent DNA ligase LigA — MAKSPPEPSLSEARAEHARLHEELTAHDRRYYREDAPTISDADYDALRRRYEELEKACPELATPQSLTKTVGAKPSEKFAKVKHAVPMLSLGNVFSDEEVLEFVARVRRFLGLGESPLRFTFEPKIDGLSCSLRYEKGHLVQAATRGDGYEGEDVTANVRTIDEIPQRLRGDHSDVFEVRGEVYMTHKDFAALNARQKDAGKTLFANPRNAAAGSLRQLDQKITASRPLHFFAYGWGETSALPANTQLGVLEALRRYGLPVNPLTTLCEDAEDMLAHYRSIETQRATLGYDIDGVVYKVDDIVLQERLGFVSRAPRWAVARKFPAERATTILRDIEIQVGRTGALTPVARLEPVTVGGVVVQNATLHNEDEIARKDIRIGDTVVVQRAGDVIPQIVEVVKEQRPHGAKPYQFPHVCPRCGSAALREIDEKTGEADVVRRCTGSLVCPAQAIERLKHFASRNAMDIEGLGDKQIEFFYDEGLIKTASDIFALAEREAQMSPRLAEREGYGETSVRNLFAAIEARRRAPINRFIFALGVRHVGETNARRLARHFGDFESLRETARDAALGSEARARIDSIDGVGPAVAEALHDFFAEPHNERELDALLKQITLEPMPAVASTSPVSGKTVVFTGALERLTRDEAKAQAERFGAHVAASVSKKTDLVVAGPGAGSKLKKAAELGIEVITEDEWFKRTGQG; from the coding sequence ATGGCCAAGTCGCCTCCCGAGCCTTCCCTTTCCGAAGCGCGCGCCGAACATGCGCGGCTGCATGAAGAACTCACGGCGCACGATCGGCGCTATTACCGGGAAGACGCGCCGACGATCTCGGACGCCGACTATGACGCGCTGCGCCGTCGTTACGAGGAATTGGAAAAGGCTTGCCCCGAACTCGCGACCCCGCAGTCGCTGACGAAGACGGTCGGCGCCAAGCCGTCTGAAAAATTCGCCAAAGTGAAGCACGCCGTGCCGATGCTCTCGCTCGGCAACGTCTTCTCGGACGAAGAGGTCCTGGAATTCGTCGCGCGCGTGCGCCGATTTCTTGGCCTGGGTGAAAGCCCGCTGCGCTTCACCTTTGAGCCGAAGATCGACGGGCTGTCCTGTTCGCTGCGCTACGAGAAAGGCCATCTCGTGCAGGCGGCGACGCGTGGCGACGGCTATGAGGGCGAAGACGTCACCGCCAATGTCCGAACCATCGACGAAATCCCGCAACGGCTACGCGGCGATCATTCCGACGTTTTTGAAGTGCGCGGCGAAGTCTATATGACGCACAAGGATTTCGCCGCGCTCAATGCACGGCAGAAGGACGCGGGCAAAACGCTCTTCGCCAATCCGCGCAACGCCGCCGCCGGTTCCCTGCGGCAGCTCGATCAAAAGATCACCGCATCCCGTCCGCTGCATTTCTTCGCCTATGGGTGGGGCGAGACGAGCGCGCTGCCTGCGAATACGCAACTGGGCGTGCTTGAGGCGCTGCGCCGTTACGGGTTGCCGGTCAATCCGCTGACGACGCTCTGCGAGGACGCGGAAGACATGCTGGCGCATTACCGTTCGATCGAAACGCAACGCGCGACGCTCGGCTATGACATCGACGGCGTTGTTTACAAGGTCGACGACATCGTGCTGCAGGAGCGGCTTGGATTTGTCTCGCGCGCGCCGCGCTGGGCCGTCGCGCGCAAGTTCCCTGCCGAACGCGCCACGACAATTTTGCGCGATATCGAGATTCAGGTGGGGCGCACGGGCGCCTTAACGCCGGTCGCGAGGCTCGAGCCGGTGACGGTCGGCGGCGTCGTCGTGCAGAACGCCACGCTGCACAACGAAGACGAGATCGCACGCAAGGATATTCGCATCGGCGACACCGTCGTCGTGCAGCGCGCCGGCGACGTCATTCCGCAGATTGTCGAAGTGGTGAAGGAGCAGCGTCCGCACGGCGCGAAGCCCTATCAGTTTCCCCATGTCTGCCCGCGCTGCGGCTCGGCGGCGCTGCGCGAAATCGACGAAAAGACCGGCGAGGCCGACGTCGTGCGCCGCTGCACCGGATCGCTTGTTTGTCCGGCGCAGGCGATCGAGCGCCTAAAGCATTTCGCCTCGCGCAACGCCATGGACATTGAAGGTCTCGGCGACAAGCAGATCGAATTTTTCTACGATGAAGGGCTCATCAAAACCGCTTCCGACATTTTTGCGCTTGCCGAGCGCGAAGCGCAGATGTCGCCGCGACTCGCGGAACGCGAGGGCTATGGCGAGACCTCGGTGCGCAACCTCTTTGCGGCGATCGAGGCGCGGCGAAGGGCGCCGATCAATCGCTTCATCTTTGCGCTTGGCGTGCGCCACGTGGGCGAGACCAATGCGCGCCGGCTGGCCCGCCATTTCGGCGACTTCGAGTCGTTGCGCGAGACGGCGCGCGATGCGGCGTTGGGGAGCGAAGCGCGCGCCCGCATCGATTCGATCGACGGCGTCGGCCCTGCTGTCGCCGAAGCGCTGCACGATTTTTTCGCCGAGCCGCATAATGAGCGCGAACTCGACGCGCTGCTCAAACAAATCACGCTGGAGCCGATGCCGGCGGTGGCGTCCACGTCGCCCGTCTCCGGCAAGACGGTGGTGTTCACCGGCGCGCTAGAGCGGCTCACGCGCGACGAAGCGAAGGCGCAGGCCGAGCGTTTCGGCGCGCATGTCGCGGCGTCGGTGTCGAAGAAAACCGATCTTGTGGTCGCCGGTCCCGGCGCGGGCTCGAAGCTCAAAAAGGCTGCGGAGTTGGGGATCGAAGTGATTACCGAAGACGAGTGGTTTAAGCGGACGGGGCAGGGGTAA
- a CDS encoding 2-hydroxychromene-2-carboxylate isomerase — MTEKIEFWFEFASTYSYVAAEEIEEKAAAARIEVAWRPFLLGPIFAEQGWRDSPFNLYPAKGAYMWRDIERLCQSKGIAWRRPSAFPRNGLLAARVATALDGAEKLSDFVRAVYRANFSDDLDISDPSVLKEILRRLSLDGEATLNRANDESIKRLLRARTDEAKSRGVFGAPSFFAKEELFWGSDRLELALSALKE, encoded by the coding sequence ATGACGGAGAAAATCGAGTTCTGGTTCGAATTCGCGAGCACATATTCTTACGTCGCTGCGGAAGAGATCGAGGAAAAGGCCGCCGCCGCTCGCATCGAGGTGGCATGGCGACCCTTTCTTCTCGGGCCGATCTTCGCCGAGCAGGGCTGGCGGGATTCACCCTTTAATCTCTATCCAGCAAAAGGCGCCTACATGTGGCGCGACATCGAGCGTCTCTGCCAGAGCAAGGGCATCGCCTGGCGCCGGCCGAGCGCCTTTCCGCGCAACGGCCTTTTGGCCGCGCGCGTTGCAACCGCATTGGATGGGGCGGAGAAGCTTTCTGACTTCGTTCGGGCCGTTTATCGCGCCAATTTCTCCGATGACCTCGACATCTCGGACCCCTCCGTTCTGAAGGAAATCTTGCGGCGTCTCTCGCTCGATGGGGAGGCGACTCTTAACCGCGCCAATGACGAGTCCATAAAGCGATTGCTCAGAGCTCGCACGGATGAGGCCAAGAGTCGGGGCGTGTTCGGCGCGCCGAGCTTTTTTGCAAAAGAGGAACTATTCTGGGGTAGCGATCGATTAGAACTCGCTCTTTCAGCCTTGAAAGAATAA